AATGCTTTTCAAAAGCCAGACAGTGTTGATTTGTTCTTTTTCAACAGGTACGGTACTGAGTAGCTGGTTGGCTCGGCTAGTGGCAACACTGATCTACAGCAACATAGAGCTATAGCTAATAGACACACACATAGAGtcttattatcaattaaatgaagTGAATAGAAAAGAACATAGATAAACTTTATACTTTGTTTGGAATCATATCGTAGACTGAAAAGGAAGGACTACAGTTACCCAACTTGGAGTACAAGGAAACAGCTGAGAACAGAACAGCCCATACAAGAAAATAAGCCAAGCTCAGTGAAATCAAGATGGCTGCCTCAACACGTGGTATTTTCCTCATTGAGGGGTTCTGCAACAATCCTATCTTGGGCACAACTGGGCGTGTCCTAGGCAACACTGGTTTCTTGTTCAGGACTTTGTTCTTCCTGGATACCCTCTTTGGCGATGTCAACCCCGATGATTACGAAGGTTTGCCATTCTGGGACAACAATGATAGTGACTATTCCTCTTACGAAGGCTATTACGGAACTCAAGACACTTCCGGCGGAGATTACGAAAGTTACGGATCTTATGACAACAATTACGGAAGTCATTTTAAAGTTTTCCAAAATCCCAATGATCCCTCGGGAAGTTATGGGCCTTATGAGAgtcaatatgggagttatggatcaTACAAAGACCACACTGGAAGCTCTGGGCCATACATTGATCATACTGGAAGTACTGGATCATTTGATGCCCATACCGGAAGCTCTGGATCATTCAATGATCATTCTGGAAGTTCCGGATTTCACACTCATCCTTCCGGGAGCTCAGTGATTCAGGATAATCATAATCATCCTACTGAAAGTAGCTACACTTCTTACGATGGTCCTACGTCATCATACAGCTCCTACGACCCTCTATCGGGAACTCGTGGGTCCTTCTCTAGCGGACATGGAGCCTTCGGACCCTTCAGTAGCCACCAAGGTCTCAATGGTGCCCAGAGAAAACAGTTCGTCATTGGTAACAGCAGGTAGGGTGAAAAATTGTCATCATTAGTAACAGGTAGGGTGAAAATACAGCTCGTCATTGGTAACAGCAGGTAGGGTGAAAAAGGGTTTGTCATTGGTAACAACTAGGGTGAAAATACAGGTCGTCAATAGTTACAGCAGGTAGAGTGAAATAACGGTTTGCATTGTTAACAGCAGGTAGGGTGAAAAACAGTTTGTCACTGGTACCAATAGGTAGGGTGAAAATACAGTTCGTCATTGGTAACAGCAGGTAGGGTGAAAAACGGTTTGTCATTGGTAATAGGTAGGGTGAAAAACGGTTTGTCATTGGTAACAGTAGGTAGGGTGAAAAACGGTTTGTCATTGGTAACAGGTAGGGTGAAACATGGTTCGTCATTGGTAACAACAGATAGGGTGATTACTCTTGATCTGGTTGACTTTCAGCAAGTTGATATGATAAATTTGGTACTAGATACATTTTTCAAAGATCATGTTGATGATTATCCTAACGGTACTAGCAGTAGTAGTTGTCTTAATAGTAAGATAATATTAGTGAATTTTGCTTTGCCACATATTTTGGGGAACAGTAatgttagatggcgagataaggtgaaggatgatatggagagaagaggtttgatggaagaggatgcctttgatcgaagccattggagagggcgtatcaggtaaccgaccctttaatgtaaggataatgggaTGGGGCGAAGAAGAATATTGTTAAGTTTCAGACCTGGATTTAATTCATGACTATTGCtgatttatttttcgtttttttttaaactgatataGAACCAATAAAAACGTTTGCTCCGTGATCAGTCAGTTCCCATATATAATCAGTCCTTTCTACAATTTGATAAAATATTATTTGATGTTTcaaatgatgaaaaagaagaatttTCTCCGTGATCAGTTCCACGCATAATCAGCCCATTCTACAATTTGATAAAATATCATTTGATGCTGTTCCAAGTTATGAAAAAGGCGAGAACCCTCACTAAAGGGGTAATACTACAAAATATGCTAAATTTCGACTTTAGCAATGGTAACTGTACATTGTAGCTTCACATGCAAGGTAACAGCGGATGTAATAGTAAATGAAGCATTAGTAATTGTAATAAGCCTTTTGAATTGTCATATGATACTTATAGCATGGCTATTTACATCAAGTATCCCATTTTTCCTAAAAGTTTTTTCCTAACAGAGCCCAACACCATCAGTTCTTCATATATAGCACAGAAGGATCAGGAGTAATCATATAATAGCATTAGTATCAGAgtggtagtaataatgatagtagatGCAGTAATAATAGtggtataaatagtaataatagtgattcATCGTTTGATATTAATAGCAGCCGTAACGATTAATCATTAAATAGGAATAAAGGTACTAGGGTTACCCATACTAATAGCAAAGATAATCTTTATTGATTCAGTAGCAGTGCCAGTAGCCAATCACTATTCACACTTATCATAGCAAGACTACATCATAGCAAGACTACTATTAAGCTTTAGGAAACCATCAAGCAAAGAACTGACAAATTTCTTTCTGCCAAGATGATCAGACCAGAGAATCAGAGGTTTCCCTTCAGCCACGTCCTGCAGTGAATTTGCCGTGTCTGTCTTTCCTTCAAGTGATATGCCTGGGGTAACAAACAGAAGGCAGGTAAGGTAACATTTACTACGTTACCTGGCTCTGTTGTTTACCCTTGGCCTGCTGTTTATATAGCCTGGCCTCTGGGCCATTACTGGGCTGCCTTTTCAGGCAGGGAGGATGATAGTTCGTTCTATTGAATAACGTAGATAGAAACTTAATTACGTAATTTTGCTGTCATTTCTAGTGGAATGCATTActattacttatttttattattatcattattataataattgttgttattgctgttatttaTTTAGAGATTACTTGAGAAATCTTGGAGGATGTTTGTCCACTTTGTGgaatagtaataaaaatacaaGTCTAGAAACAAAACTATAGTAATAAAAATACAAGTCTagaaacaaaactctctctctctctctctctctctctctctctctctctctctctctctctctctctctctctctctctctctcagaaattactTCAGAAATCTTGGTAGCTTCTTGATTATTTTATGGAATAGTAATACACAGACAAGTCTagaaacaaaactctctctctctctctctctctctctctctctctctctctctctctctctctctctctctctctctctcttaaagattaCTTCAGAAATCTTAGTAGCTTCTTGACTATTTTATGGAATAGTAATACACAAACAAGTCTagaaaacacacactctctctctctctctctctctctctctctctctctctctctctctctctctctctcagaaattactTCAGAAATCTTGGTAGCTCCTTGACTATTTTATGGAATAGTAATACACAAACAAGTCTAGaaaactccccctctctctctctctctctctctctctctctcctctctctctctctctctctctctctctctctctccaaatactttCATACACTACCCACAAAAAATACACAAACAGTGTATTATTGCAAGCATATACCAACTTGTACAATTTATACGTAGACATAAACCAGCTCACAAGAGCCTGGAAACATTTGCCACGAACGTAGCTCTCTCAAGACCCGATTTATCCTTATAAAGAGAAATTATTTACCTACCTCAGGATTTCATAAGACTTACGTAACCCCAAAGTACAGTAAGGGTGCATGACGTGATTTGATTATCGAACGAGGGCGATGTGTTTATAAACATTCCAATAGGAGGTTTATTTGCATCTTCTTTTGTCGTTGCATGAATGATGGAAGTGTTGATCACGCTCTCGTTAGGCCCGGAATAACGATCAATTGTGTTGGTGTATAATTAGGGTTGTTATTTATACTGTAGGGAGgagtacagctttttttttttcattccggtAAGTACTACTAAGAATTGATGTGTATGATTAATCTTTATGAGATAGAATTAGAATAAATGTGTATACTCAAACAAACATacgtgtttacatatatacagtatgtatgtacatatatacagtatatatataaatatatatatatatatatatatatatatatatatatatatatatatatatatatatatatgtggtgtataaTTAGGGTTGTTATTTATACTGTAGGGAGGAGTGAGGTTTTCTTCATTCCGTTTAAGTATTATTAAGTAGTGACGTTGTATGATTAATCCCTATGagataaaattagaataaatgtgtacactcaagcaaacacacgtgtttacatatatacagtatgtatatatatatatatatatatatatatatatatgtatatatatgtatgtatgcatatatatatatttatatatatacatatatatatatatatatatatatatatatatatatatatatatatatgtatatatatacagtatatatacatatatatttatatatatacatatatataaacacagtatatatatatatatatatatatatatatatatatatatatacagtatatagatatatatatatatatatatatatatatatatatatatatatatatatgtgtgtgtgtgtgtgtgtgtgtgacacagcTTCCCTCTAATGCAATTTTCACTGAAGACGATAACCTTAGTGTCATTAATGTGTTTCCttcaggaatcttcatatttttaCTTCATTCACAATCATTTCTCCCTAAGGAGTCTCGCCGAAGATCAGAAGGCCATATACGATCAGCTGGCAGCCTCTCTCTCAGCTGTGGGCGTTGATGGACGTATTTGTCTCCTGAGGTTCATCTGTGAGGCTCAGCACACTAGGATACAGAAGCTCAATCTTCTGGGGAAAATGCTCGCCACTTTCTTAACGTGAGTCTAACTTAGAagcttctttttttgttttttctttttatatcttgtaGCTAAAATTTGTActgcttattcttttttttcttttttttcttttcatatcttgTAGCTGAAATTTGTACTGAGTATGGCTAAAATCTTCAGTGTTTTCTGACGTTTATTTTGTCTAGCAAAACTTTGTACTGAACAGCTAAAGTCTGACGTATATTTCTGTATTTTGTAGCCAAATTTTGTACTTTAACGTGAGTCTAACATATGAGcttcttctgtttattttttttttctttttatatcttgtaGCTGAAATTTGTACTGAGTATAGTTAAAATCTTCAGTGTTTTCTGACGTTTATTTTGTGTATCTTGTAGTTAAACTTTGTACTGAACAGCTAAATTCTGacgtatatttttgtattttgtagcCAAATTTTGTACTGGGTAGCTAATTTAATCTTCAGTGTTTTCtagcttatttttattttgtattaagtaGCTAAACTCATTATTTTGTGGATCTTGTAGCTAAACTTTGTACTGAACAGCTAAATTCTGacgtatatttttgtattttgtatccAAATTTTGTACTGGGTAGCTAATTTTATCGTCAGTgttttcaatcttatttttcttttgtattacgTAGCTAAACTCAGTACTGAGCTGCTACTTCTGAcgcatatttttgtattttgtagtCAAGCTTTGTACCGAGTAGCTAATTTTATCTACAGTGttttcttactgttttttttttcttttcttttttttttctagctaaACTTTGTACTGAGCTGCTAATTCTGacgtatatttttgtattttgtagtCAAACTTTGTACCGAGTAGCTAATTTTATCTACAGTGTTTTCTtactgttttttttcctttttttttgtagctAAACTTTGTACTGAGCTGCTAATTCTGacgtatatttttgtattttgtagtCAAACTTTGTACCGATTAACTAAGTTCATCTTCGATTAGTGTtttcttgaggttttttttttttttttttttttttttttgtcttgtagcTAAACTTCGTACTAAGTAACTAATTTCTGACATATATTTTCGTATTTTGTAGCCAAACTATGTATTGATTAACTAACTTGATCCCCTATTAGATTTTCTGACGTATTTTTTGTGTCTTGTAGCTAAACCTCGTACTGAGTAACTAATTTCTGacgtatatttttgtattttgtagtCAAACTTTGTACTGATTAGCTAATTTAATCTTCGATTATTTTTCTCTTGACTaatttttgttttgtcttttaagTGAATTTTGTACCGAGCAGCCAATTTCTGACGTGTTTTTGTATCTTGTAACTAAACTTTGTACTGAGCAGCTAATTTCTGACGTATATTTTTTGTATCTCATAATCAAACTTTGTACCAAGTAGCTAATTTGAGCTTCAATTAGCTTTCTGATTTTTTCATTTTATAGCCAAATTCTGAATTGAGTTGTTCATTTAGCCTCCGAGCTTAAATATCTCATGAAATTATTTTaacaagtgtgacgggccgagaaaaggttgtgactcaacgacaggatgaaagcaactgagtgagtttattatagaacacgctcctttatatacaaaagctcaaggcaacaggaaatttcctgttcaaaatcgacaccgttaccgatgagaaaaacagacatgttttttcaggttctttatagtgcaaggggagagcgaagatacaagcaatatatacacaaaatgaactatgtacgatcgtgtgacacacggttggtacacaagacTGGCTGGACCGTCTTTATCTAATTCCTAATGTCATTCTATAGGGAACAAAAAAcctaacagactgacataagtctttctatagtttatatatgaagtatctgttttatgttgttaatcattttggaaatattttattttaattgttcattacttcctaaatcgtttattcatttccttatttcctttcctcactcggctatttttccctgttggagcccttgaacttacagcatcttgcttttccaactagggttgtagatttgctagtaataataataataataataataataataataataataatagtaataatgatgatgatgaaaataataataataataataataataataataataataataatgataataataataactttattattatcctATTGAAGGAATTGACGTCAAAaagctataaaaaaatatatataaaactttttacttATTACAGTCTGTATCTCTTATGAGATTTCTcatataatcaaaattaattaattattaatacagCATTAAGGGTAGATTCTattaatcaaattgtcctttgaACAGACcgaaggaagacaattttcttgaaGCATACAATGAAGCGTCGTCCCTCGGCAAGGCTGGAGAATGTGACGGACACTTCGAAGCGTGCCCAATCTCCCTCTTCAACATCTTCAATTACTCCACAAACACGAAGCTGGCCAAGAGTAAAATGGATatcgagaaaaagaagaagaagccttAAGTTCATGGGATGATTTCCTTGTGTGGTTTGATTTTACTGTGATAGAAGGAAGGTTGTTGTGGAAAATGTTTGGTGAGTGACCTTACAATGTATATACGTAAAGGTCATGACATTAATATGAGGATATGAAGGGGCGTGGAAGACAGCTCCCGGTGAAATTAACAGACGTGAAGACGACTCACGGTTAAATTAACTTAAGACGTGAAGACGACTCACAGTTGAATTAACTTAAGACATGGAGATGACTCACGGTGAAAATAACTAGACGAGAAGATGACTTACGGTGAAAATAACTAGACGTGAAGACGACTCACCGTTAAATTAACTTAAGACGTGAAAACaactcacagttaaattaacttaAGACGTGAAGACGACTCACCGTTAAATTAACTTAAGACGTGAAAAcgactcacagttaaattaacttaAGACGTGAAGAcgactcacagttaaattaacttaAGACGTGAAGACGACTCACAGTTGAATTAACTTAAGACATGGAGATGACTCACGGTGAAAATAACTAGACGAGAAGATGACTTACGGTGAAATTAACTTAAGACGTGAAGAcgactcacagttaaattaacttaAGACGTGAAGAcgactcacagttaaattaacttaAGACGTGAAGACGACTCACAGTTAAATTAATTTAGGACGTGAAGAcgactcacagttaaattaacttaAGACGTGAAGAcgactcacagttaaattaacttaAGACGTGAAGAcgactcacagttaaattaacttaGGACGTGAAGACGACTCACAGTTGAATTAACTTAGGACGTGAAGAcgactcaca
The nucleotide sequence above comes from Palaemon carinicauda isolate YSFRI2023 chromosome 2, ASM3689809v2, whole genome shotgun sequence. Encoded proteins:
- the LOC137617405 gene encoding uncharacterized protein; this encodes MSRTFDIISGESISLHTGQTWFIENQLNLPIVVKNTDMAELATTIVFVFRAAIDLTQVFAKKGKPDTARSLAEDQKAIYDQLAASLSAVGVDGRICLLRFICEAQHTRIQKLNLLGKMLATFLTPKEDNFLEAYNEASSLGKAGECDGHFEACPISLFNIFNYSTNTKLAKSKMDIEKKKKKP